In a genomic window of Gossypium arboreum isolate Shixiya-1 chromosome 9, ASM2569848v2, whole genome shotgun sequence:
- the LOC108457157 gene encoding CRM-domain containing factor CFM2, chloroplastic isoform X1 gives MKKKMLLSMNKHSPLTLLPTTLIQPPILSPQYLKPTLKPRKYIFLIRSSITRPENQALPQSAIQRIADKLRSLGFSETPKPQPESESGSGCPGEIFVPLPEKLPKYRVGHTIDTSWSTPENPVPDPGSDPGSLMVRFRDMKRERKKMGRVKEEERVVPSLAELKLSAAELKRLRTVGIGEKRKLKVGKAGITEGIVNGIHERWRKSEVVRIVCEDICKMNMKRTHEVLERKTGGLVIWRSGSKIILYRGANYKYPYFSADKIGTHDSSSNASPDTNVANKELDETESCSSEFNGVKTSTPKATDKMTKRALIQGVGSPSRVRFQLPGEAELVAEADRLLDGLGPRFTDWWGYEPLPVDGDLLPAIIPGYRRPFRLLPYGVKSLLTNDEMTTLRRLGRPLPCHFALGRNRKLQGLAASIIKLWEKCEIAKIAVKRGVQNTNSELMAEELKWLTGGTLLSRDKDFIVLYRGKDFLPSAVSSAIEERRKHVIHAENQSGKTMQEVNGEGTKTASENDINSAKDHKSDVFSVRKNLNSTEATIKRTSSKLSMALEKKAKAEKLLAQLEQEVIPQQSEIDKEGITREERYMLRKVGLRMKPFLLLGRRGVFDGTVENMHLHWKYRELVKIISKETNVEAVHQEAQILEAESGGILVAVERVSKGYAIIFYRGKNYERPTCLRPQTLLTKREAMKRSLEEQRHKSLKLHILKLTRNIDELKHQLVVDKEASNKLAADQSRLPSVEEEMETLQSVKFARSDIEYHASPEGHLEAKDKPESTSMKNDRMIAAVSISEPSEQVLVEPSSIHDGVENHKTESEFSSESVNRRKHNTELRALHSQFEMVDSSSHHDNLMEENAYNNGPMESMVESASKNLDVLISPAADNVSNKMASTAKFLSNKERLLLRKQALNMKKRPVLAVGRSNIVTGVAKTINTHFKKHPLAIVNVKGRAKGTSVQEVVLKLQEATGAVLVSQEPSKVILYRGWGANDEPARGDKRNVKDSPVQNQPAVSPELIAAIKFECGLQCHQEEEAP, from the exons atgaaaaaaaaaatgttactTTCTATGAACAAGCACTCCCCTTTGACTCTCCTACCAACAACCCTAATTCAACCTCCGATACTCTCCCCTCAATACCTTAAACCCACTCTAAAACCCCGTAAATATATCTTCCTTATCCGGAGCTCCATAACCCGACCTGAGAATCAAGCCCTTCCTCAGTCTGCCATCCAACGGATTGCTGACAAGCTCCGGTCACTTGGATTCTCTGAGACCCCAAAGCCACAACCTGAATCCGAATCTGGGTCCGGGTGCCCCGGAGAAATCTTTGTCCCTTTACCAGAGAAGTTACCAAAGTACCGGGTCGGACATACGATTGATACAAGCTGGAGTACACCGGAGAACCCGGTGCCGGACCCTGGTTCGGATCCGGGGAGCTTGATGGTAAGGTTTAGGGACATGAAGAGGGAGAGGAAGAAAATGGGGAGGGTGAAGGAGGAGGAGAGGGTGGTTCCAAGTTTGGCTGAGCTGAAGCTGTCTGCGGCGGAGCTAAAACGGTTGAGGACGGTGGGAATTGGTGAGAAACGGAAGTTGAAGGTTGGGAAAGCTGGGATTACGGAGGGAATTGTGAATGGGATCCACGAAAGGTGGAGAAAGAGTGAAGTGGTTAGAATTGTTTGTGAGGATATTTGTAAAATGAATATGAAGAGGACTCATGAGGTTTTGGAG AGAAAAACTGGAGGATTGGTTATATGGAGATCTGGaagtaaaataatattatatagagGAGCCAATTACAAGTATCCTTATTTCTCGGCTGATAAAATAGGAACACATGACAGTTCATCCAATGCTTCACCAGATACAAATGTGGCTAATAAGGAACTCGATGAAACAGAAAGCTGCTCATCTGAATTCAATGGTGTAAAAACTTCTACTCCAAAAGCAACTGACAAAATGACTAAACGAGCACTAATCCAAGGTGTTGGCTCTCCAAGTAGGGTAAGGTTTCAACTGCCAGGTGAGGCAGAACTTGTTGCAGAAGCTGACCGCCTGTTAGATGGATTGGGTCCAAGGTTTACGGACTGGTGGGGATATGAGCCTCTTCCAGTTGACGGTGATCTCCTACCTGCTATTATTCCTGGATATAGGAGACCTTTCCGCCTTCTTCCTTATGGTGTGAAGTCACTGCTCACAAATGATGAAATGACCACTTTAAGAAGACTTGGTCGACCCTTGCCCTGTCATTTTGCGTTAG GAAGAAATAGAAAACTTCAGGGATTGGCTGCATCCATTATCAAGCTCTGGGAAAAATGTGAGATTGCCAAAATTGCTGTAAAGAGAGGCGTACAGAACACAAATAGTGAATTGATGGCAGAAGAGTTGAAG TGGCTGACTGGAGGAACTTTGCTCTCACGAGATAAGGACTTTATTGTCCTATATAGGGGAAAAGATTTCCTGCCTTCTGCTGTTTCTTCTGCAATAGAAGAGCGGAGAAAGCATGTAATTCATGCGGAGAATCAGAGTGGAAAAACCATGCAGGAGGTAAATGGAGAGGGTACTAAAACTGCCTCTGAAAATGATATTAATAGTGCCAAGGATCACAAAAGTGATGTTTTCAGTGTCCGAAAGAACTTGAACTCTACTGAAGCAACTATTAAAAGGACTAGCTCGAAGTTATCTATG GCACTGGAGAAGAAAGCAAAGGCCGAGAAACTTCTAGCCCAGCTGGAGCAGGAGGTGATCCCTCAACAATCTGAAATTGACAAAGAGGGTATAACTCGAGAAGAAAGATATATGCTTAGGAAGGTTGGCCTGAGAATGAAGCCTTTCCTCCTATTGG GTAGACGGGGAGTATTTGATGGAACAGTCGAAAATATGCATCTTCATTGGAAGTACAGGGAACTTGTGAAGATAATTTCTAAGGAGACAAATGTTGAAGCTGTTCACCAAGAAGCGCAAATATTAGAGGCAGAAAGTGGTGGAATATTAGTGGCTGTGGAGAGGGTAAGCAAGGGTTATGCAATCATCTTTTATCGTGGAAAGAACTATGAACGGCCTACTTGTCTGAGACCTCAGACACTTCTTACTAAAAGAGAGGCAATGAAGCGCTCTTTAGAGGAACAGCGGCATAAG TCTTTGAAACTACATATTTTGAAGCTTACAAGAAACATAGATGAACTGAAGCACCAATTG GTTGTAGACAAAGAGGCGAGTAACAAGCTAGCTGCTGACCAATCAAGATTGCCATCG GTAGAAGAGGAAATGGAGACATTGCAGTCAGTCAAATTTGCTAGATCAGATATTGAATATCATGCATCTCCAGAAGGGCATTTAGAG GCAAAAGACAAACCTGAGTCAACTTCCATGAAAAATGATAGAATGATTGCTGCAGTTAGTATTAGCGAGCCTTCTGAACAAGTGCTTGTGGAACCATCTTCAATACATGATGGGGTCGAGAATCATAAAACAGAATCTGAATTTTCATCAGAATCTGTGAACAGAAGAAAACATAATACCGAATTGAGGGCTTTGCATTCTCAATTTGAAATGGTTGACTCCTCATCTCACCATGATAACCTTATG GAAGAAAATGCTTACAATAATGGGCCGATGGAATCAATGGTCGAATCTGCTAGCAAAAATTTGGATGTTTTGATTTCACCAGCAGCTGACAATGTGTCGAATAAAATGGCTTCAACAGCAAAGTTTCTGTCTAACAAAGAAAGACTTCTTTTACGAAAGCAAGCTCTCAATATGAAGAAACGTCCCGTGCTCGCAGTTG GGAGGAGCAACATTGTGACCGGTGTGGCGAAAACAATCAACACACACTTTAAAAAACATCCTCTTGCTATAGTGAATGTGAAAGGGAGGGCTAAAGGGACCTCTGTGCAGGAAGTGGTGCTAAAGCTGCAG GAAGCAACTGGTGCAGTTCTAGTTTCTCAAGAACCTAGCAAAGTCATACTATATCGAGGTTGGGGTGCCAATGATGAACCAGCCCGTGGTGATAAGAGGAATGTAAAAGATTCACCGGTTCAGAATCAGCCTGCTGTGTCCCCCGAACTTATTGCTGCAATCAAATTTGAATGTGGCTTGCAATGCCACCAAGAGGAAGAGGCACCTTGA
- the LOC108457157 gene encoding CRM-domain containing factor CFM2, chloroplastic isoform X2 — MKKKMLLSMNKHSPLTLLPTTLIQPPILSPQYLKPTLKPRKYIFLIRSSITRPENQALPQSAIQRIADKLRSLGFSETPKPQPESESGSGCPGEIFVPLPEKLPKYRVGHTIDTSWSTPENPVPDPGSDPGSLMVRFRDMKRERKKMGRVKEEERVVPSLAELKLSAAELKRLRTVGIGEKRKLKVGKAGITEGIVNGIHERWRKSEVVRIVCEDICKMNMKRTHEVLERKTGGLVIWRSGSKIILYRGANYKYPYFSADKIGTHDSSSNASPDTNVANKELDETESCSSEFNGVKTSTPKATDKMTKRALIQGVGSPSRVRFQLPGEAELVAEADRLLDGLGPRFTDWWGYEPLPVDGDLLPAIIPGYRRPFRLLPYGVKSLLTNDEMTTLRRLGRPLPCHFALGRNRKLQGLAASIIKLWEKCEIAKIAVKRGVQNTNSELMAEELKWLTGGTLLSRDKDFIVLYRGKDFLPSAVSSAIEERRKHVIHAENQSGKTMQEVNGEGTKTASENDINSAKDHKSDVFSVRKNLNSTEATIKRTSSKLSMALEKKAKAEKLLAQLEQEVIPQQSEIDKEGITREERYMLRKVGLRMKPFLLLGRRGVFDGTVENMHLHWKYRELVKIISKETNVEAVHQEAQILEAESGGILVAVERVSKGYAIIFYRGKNYERPTCLRPQTLLTKREAMKRSLEEQRHKSLKLHILKLTRNIDELKHQLVVDKEASNKLAADQSRLPSVEEEMETLQSVKFARSDIEYHASPEGHLEAKDKPESTSMKNDRMIAAVSISEPSEQVLVEPSSIHDGVENHKTESEFSSESVNRRKHNTELRALHSQFEMEENAYNNGPMESMVESASKNLDVLISPAADNVSNKMASTAKFLSNKERLLLRKQALNMKKRPVLAVGRSNIVTGVAKTINTHFKKHPLAIVNVKGRAKGTSVQEVVLKLQEATGAVLVSQEPSKVILYRGWGANDEPARGDKRNVKDSPVQNQPAVSPELIAAIKFECGLQCHQEEEAP, encoded by the exons atgaaaaaaaaaatgttactTTCTATGAACAAGCACTCCCCTTTGACTCTCCTACCAACAACCCTAATTCAACCTCCGATACTCTCCCCTCAATACCTTAAACCCACTCTAAAACCCCGTAAATATATCTTCCTTATCCGGAGCTCCATAACCCGACCTGAGAATCAAGCCCTTCCTCAGTCTGCCATCCAACGGATTGCTGACAAGCTCCGGTCACTTGGATTCTCTGAGACCCCAAAGCCACAACCTGAATCCGAATCTGGGTCCGGGTGCCCCGGAGAAATCTTTGTCCCTTTACCAGAGAAGTTACCAAAGTACCGGGTCGGACATACGATTGATACAAGCTGGAGTACACCGGAGAACCCGGTGCCGGACCCTGGTTCGGATCCGGGGAGCTTGATGGTAAGGTTTAGGGACATGAAGAGGGAGAGGAAGAAAATGGGGAGGGTGAAGGAGGAGGAGAGGGTGGTTCCAAGTTTGGCTGAGCTGAAGCTGTCTGCGGCGGAGCTAAAACGGTTGAGGACGGTGGGAATTGGTGAGAAACGGAAGTTGAAGGTTGGGAAAGCTGGGATTACGGAGGGAATTGTGAATGGGATCCACGAAAGGTGGAGAAAGAGTGAAGTGGTTAGAATTGTTTGTGAGGATATTTGTAAAATGAATATGAAGAGGACTCATGAGGTTTTGGAG AGAAAAACTGGAGGATTGGTTATATGGAGATCTGGaagtaaaataatattatatagagGAGCCAATTACAAGTATCCTTATTTCTCGGCTGATAAAATAGGAACACATGACAGTTCATCCAATGCTTCACCAGATACAAATGTGGCTAATAAGGAACTCGATGAAACAGAAAGCTGCTCATCTGAATTCAATGGTGTAAAAACTTCTACTCCAAAAGCAACTGACAAAATGACTAAACGAGCACTAATCCAAGGTGTTGGCTCTCCAAGTAGGGTAAGGTTTCAACTGCCAGGTGAGGCAGAACTTGTTGCAGAAGCTGACCGCCTGTTAGATGGATTGGGTCCAAGGTTTACGGACTGGTGGGGATATGAGCCTCTTCCAGTTGACGGTGATCTCCTACCTGCTATTATTCCTGGATATAGGAGACCTTTCCGCCTTCTTCCTTATGGTGTGAAGTCACTGCTCACAAATGATGAAATGACCACTTTAAGAAGACTTGGTCGACCCTTGCCCTGTCATTTTGCGTTAG GAAGAAATAGAAAACTTCAGGGATTGGCTGCATCCATTATCAAGCTCTGGGAAAAATGTGAGATTGCCAAAATTGCTGTAAAGAGAGGCGTACAGAACACAAATAGTGAATTGATGGCAGAAGAGTTGAAG TGGCTGACTGGAGGAACTTTGCTCTCACGAGATAAGGACTTTATTGTCCTATATAGGGGAAAAGATTTCCTGCCTTCTGCTGTTTCTTCTGCAATAGAAGAGCGGAGAAAGCATGTAATTCATGCGGAGAATCAGAGTGGAAAAACCATGCAGGAGGTAAATGGAGAGGGTACTAAAACTGCCTCTGAAAATGATATTAATAGTGCCAAGGATCACAAAAGTGATGTTTTCAGTGTCCGAAAGAACTTGAACTCTACTGAAGCAACTATTAAAAGGACTAGCTCGAAGTTATCTATG GCACTGGAGAAGAAAGCAAAGGCCGAGAAACTTCTAGCCCAGCTGGAGCAGGAGGTGATCCCTCAACAATCTGAAATTGACAAAGAGGGTATAACTCGAGAAGAAAGATATATGCTTAGGAAGGTTGGCCTGAGAATGAAGCCTTTCCTCCTATTGG GTAGACGGGGAGTATTTGATGGAACAGTCGAAAATATGCATCTTCATTGGAAGTACAGGGAACTTGTGAAGATAATTTCTAAGGAGACAAATGTTGAAGCTGTTCACCAAGAAGCGCAAATATTAGAGGCAGAAAGTGGTGGAATATTAGTGGCTGTGGAGAGGGTAAGCAAGGGTTATGCAATCATCTTTTATCGTGGAAAGAACTATGAACGGCCTACTTGTCTGAGACCTCAGACACTTCTTACTAAAAGAGAGGCAATGAAGCGCTCTTTAGAGGAACAGCGGCATAAG TCTTTGAAACTACATATTTTGAAGCTTACAAGAAACATAGATGAACTGAAGCACCAATTG GTTGTAGACAAAGAGGCGAGTAACAAGCTAGCTGCTGACCAATCAAGATTGCCATCG GTAGAAGAGGAAATGGAGACATTGCAGTCAGTCAAATTTGCTAGATCAGATATTGAATATCATGCATCTCCAGAAGGGCATTTAGAG GCAAAAGACAAACCTGAGTCAACTTCCATGAAAAATGATAGAATGATTGCTGCAGTTAGTATTAGCGAGCCTTCTGAACAAGTGCTTGTGGAACCATCTTCAATACATGATGGGGTCGAGAATCATAAAACAGAATCTGAATTTTCATCAGAATCTGTGAACAGAAGAAAACATAATACCGAATTGAGGGCTTTGCATTCTCAATTTGAAATG GAAGAAAATGCTTACAATAATGGGCCGATGGAATCAATGGTCGAATCTGCTAGCAAAAATTTGGATGTTTTGATTTCACCAGCAGCTGACAATGTGTCGAATAAAATGGCTTCAACAGCAAAGTTTCTGTCTAACAAAGAAAGACTTCTTTTACGAAAGCAAGCTCTCAATATGAAGAAACGTCCCGTGCTCGCAGTTG GGAGGAGCAACATTGTGACCGGTGTGGCGAAAACAATCAACACACACTTTAAAAAACATCCTCTTGCTATAGTGAATGTGAAAGGGAGGGCTAAAGGGACCTCTGTGCAGGAAGTGGTGCTAAAGCTGCAG GAAGCAACTGGTGCAGTTCTAGTTTCTCAAGAACCTAGCAAAGTCATACTATATCGAGGTTGGGGTGCCAATGATGAACCAGCCCGTGGTGATAAGAGGAATGTAAAAGATTCACCGGTTCAGAATCAGCCTGCTGTGTCCCCCGAACTTATTGCTGCAATCAAATTTGAATGTGGCTTGCAATGCCACCAAGAGGAAGAGGCACCTTGA
- the LOC108457157 gene encoding CRM-domain containing factor CFM2, chloroplastic isoform X3, with translation MKKKMLLSMNKHSPLTLLPTTLIQPPILSPQYLKPTLKPRKYIFLIRSSITRPENQALPQSAIQRIADKLRSLGFSETPKPQPESESGSGCPGEIFVPLPEKLPKYRVGHTIDTSWSTPENPVPDPGSDPGSLMVRFRDMKRERKKMGRVKEEERVVPSLAELKLSAAELKRLRTVGIGEKRKLKVGKAGITEGIVNGIHERWRKSEVVRIVCEDICKMNMKRTHEVLERKTGGLVIWRSGSKIILYRGANYKYPYFSADKIGTHDSSSNASPDTNVANKELDETESCSSEFNGVKTSTPKATDKMTKRALIQGVGSPSRVRFQLPGEAELVAEADRLLDGLGPRFTDWWGYEPLPVDGDLLPAIIPGYRRPFRLLPYGVKSLLTNDEMTTLRRLGRPLPCHFALGRNRKLQGLAASIIKLWEKCEIAKIAVKRGVQNTNSELMAEELKWLTGGTLLSRDKDFIVLYRGKDFLPSAVSSAIEERRKHVIHAENQSGKTMQEVNGEGTKTASENDINSAKDHKSDVFSVRKNLNSTEATIKRTSSKLSMALEKKAKAEKLLAQLEQEVIPQQSEIDKEGITREERYMLRKVGLRMKPFLLLGRRGVFDGTVENMHLHWKYRELVKIISKETNVEAVHQEAQILEAESGGILVAVERVSKGYAIIFYRGKNYERPTCLRPQTLLTKREAMKRSLEEQRHKSLKLHILKLTRNIDELKHQLVVDKEASNKLAADQSRLPSVEEEMETLQSVKFARSDIEYHASPEGHLEEENAYNNGPMESMVESASKNLDVLISPAADNVSNKMASTAKFLSNKERLLLRKQALNMKKRPVLAVGRSNIVTGVAKTINTHFKKHPLAIVNVKGRAKGTSVQEVVLKLQEATGAVLVSQEPSKVILYRGWGANDEPARGDKRNVKDSPVQNQPAVSPELIAAIKFECGLQCHQEEEAP, from the exons atgaaaaaaaaaatgttactTTCTATGAACAAGCACTCCCCTTTGACTCTCCTACCAACAACCCTAATTCAACCTCCGATACTCTCCCCTCAATACCTTAAACCCACTCTAAAACCCCGTAAATATATCTTCCTTATCCGGAGCTCCATAACCCGACCTGAGAATCAAGCCCTTCCTCAGTCTGCCATCCAACGGATTGCTGACAAGCTCCGGTCACTTGGATTCTCTGAGACCCCAAAGCCACAACCTGAATCCGAATCTGGGTCCGGGTGCCCCGGAGAAATCTTTGTCCCTTTACCAGAGAAGTTACCAAAGTACCGGGTCGGACATACGATTGATACAAGCTGGAGTACACCGGAGAACCCGGTGCCGGACCCTGGTTCGGATCCGGGGAGCTTGATGGTAAGGTTTAGGGACATGAAGAGGGAGAGGAAGAAAATGGGGAGGGTGAAGGAGGAGGAGAGGGTGGTTCCAAGTTTGGCTGAGCTGAAGCTGTCTGCGGCGGAGCTAAAACGGTTGAGGACGGTGGGAATTGGTGAGAAACGGAAGTTGAAGGTTGGGAAAGCTGGGATTACGGAGGGAATTGTGAATGGGATCCACGAAAGGTGGAGAAAGAGTGAAGTGGTTAGAATTGTTTGTGAGGATATTTGTAAAATGAATATGAAGAGGACTCATGAGGTTTTGGAG AGAAAAACTGGAGGATTGGTTATATGGAGATCTGGaagtaaaataatattatatagagGAGCCAATTACAAGTATCCTTATTTCTCGGCTGATAAAATAGGAACACATGACAGTTCATCCAATGCTTCACCAGATACAAATGTGGCTAATAAGGAACTCGATGAAACAGAAAGCTGCTCATCTGAATTCAATGGTGTAAAAACTTCTACTCCAAAAGCAACTGACAAAATGACTAAACGAGCACTAATCCAAGGTGTTGGCTCTCCAAGTAGGGTAAGGTTTCAACTGCCAGGTGAGGCAGAACTTGTTGCAGAAGCTGACCGCCTGTTAGATGGATTGGGTCCAAGGTTTACGGACTGGTGGGGATATGAGCCTCTTCCAGTTGACGGTGATCTCCTACCTGCTATTATTCCTGGATATAGGAGACCTTTCCGCCTTCTTCCTTATGGTGTGAAGTCACTGCTCACAAATGATGAAATGACCACTTTAAGAAGACTTGGTCGACCCTTGCCCTGTCATTTTGCGTTAG GAAGAAATAGAAAACTTCAGGGATTGGCTGCATCCATTATCAAGCTCTGGGAAAAATGTGAGATTGCCAAAATTGCTGTAAAGAGAGGCGTACAGAACACAAATAGTGAATTGATGGCAGAAGAGTTGAAG TGGCTGACTGGAGGAACTTTGCTCTCACGAGATAAGGACTTTATTGTCCTATATAGGGGAAAAGATTTCCTGCCTTCTGCTGTTTCTTCTGCAATAGAAGAGCGGAGAAAGCATGTAATTCATGCGGAGAATCAGAGTGGAAAAACCATGCAGGAGGTAAATGGAGAGGGTACTAAAACTGCCTCTGAAAATGATATTAATAGTGCCAAGGATCACAAAAGTGATGTTTTCAGTGTCCGAAAGAACTTGAACTCTACTGAAGCAACTATTAAAAGGACTAGCTCGAAGTTATCTATG GCACTGGAGAAGAAAGCAAAGGCCGAGAAACTTCTAGCCCAGCTGGAGCAGGAGGTGATCCCTCAACAATCTGAAATTGACAAAGAGGGTATAACTCGAGAAGAAAGATATATGCTTAGGAAGGTTGGCCTGAGAATGAAGCCTTTCCTCCTATTGG GTAGACGGGGAGTATTTGATGGAACAGTCGAAAATATGCATCTTCATTGGAAGTACAGGGAACTTGTGAAGATAATTTCTAAGGAGACAAATGTTGAAGCTGTTCACCAAGAAGCGCAAATATTAGAGGCAGAAAGTGGTGGAATATTAGTGGCTGTGGAGAGGGTAAGCAAGGGTTATGCAATCATCTTTTATCGTGGAAAGAACTATGAACGGCCTACTTGTCTGAGACCTCAGACACTTCTTACTAAAAGAGAGGCAATGAAGCGCTCTTTAGAGGAACAGCGGCATAAG TCTTTGAAACTACATATTTTGAAGCTTACAAGAAACATAGATGAACTGAAGCACCAATTG GTTGTAGACAAAGAGGCGAGTAACAAGCTAGCTGCTGACCAATCAAGATTGCCATCG GTAGAAGAGGAAATGGAGACATTGCAGTCAGTCAAATTTGCTAGATCAGATATTGAATATCATGCATCTCCAGAAGGGCATTTAGAG GAAGAAAATGCTTACAATAATGGGCCGATGGAATCAATGGTCGAATCTGCTAGCAAAAATTTGGATGTTTTGATTTCACCAGCAGCTGACAATGTGTCGAATAAAATGGCTTCAACAGCAAAGTTTCTGTCTAACAAAGAAAGACTTCTTTTACGAAAGCAAGCTCTCAATATGAAGAAACGTCCCGTGCTCGCAGTTG GGAGGAGCAACATTGTGACCGGTGTGGCGAAAACAATCAACACACACTTTAAAAAACATCCTCTTGCTATAGTGAATGTGAAAGGGAGGGCTAAAGGGACCTCTGTGCAGGAAGTGGTGCTAAAGCTGCAG GAAGCAACTGGTGCAGTTCTAGTTTCTCAAGAACCTAGCAAAGTCATACTATATCGAGGTTGGGGTGCCAATGATGAACCAGCCCGTGGTGATAAGAGGAATGTAAAAGATTCACCGGTTCAGAATCAGCCTGCTGTGTCCCCCGAACTTATTGCTGCAATCAAATTTGAATGTGGCTTGCAATGCCACCAAGAGGAAGAGGCACCTTGA